The stretch of DNA agcGCGAAACGTAAGCGGTTATCTCCTTCGAATGATTCACAGTATTTGTGGAAAGACAAATTttgaaaatcaatcaaataatGGAAAACGATGTTATCTTTTATCTGCAAGGGATATGCTCATGTGAGATCAGCCCGAAGCCTGCTATACGACAGACACTTCGTtgttaatatttcatttattgtgtatAAGCCATTAGAATATCGAATTAATGAATTCTagaatatgtaaatatatatatgtatagaaaCGGCTACATCGTAACACCAAGTGCTTTCCAAACATGTTCAAAACATTCATAAtcatttttagtttaagactaacatacatacactACAGCttaagtgagtgtgtgtgtgtatgtgcatggaTGATCCACATTTAAACAcatattaaaatttgtttgtttaacgAACATTATACAACCACACCTTTGGAGGGCTTGGCACCCAGTATATCCGAAAGCTTTTGCTGATAGGAAGCCAATAAATTGGCGTCGGTTATGCTGTAGGCCTTGCAGGACAAGTGCAAAGCGTTGAGCAGCTGCATCTCAGAAAATTTTGTGCCACGTTCCAGCAGTGCATTCAGTATTTCCTGGGTGAAGGGAAAATGTTTAACACAGGTGTCTCAGCATATTTGTCTCTCACTTACGTCTGGCTCCATGCAGAGCAACTCGTAGAAATTCTTAGCCTGATCCAAAGCCACTTCCCTCGATGCTGTTATGTTGCTTAACGTCTGCTGCAGGGCAATCGAGTTCCTGCACATGCGCTGCACGGTGATTTGGTCAATGTGCTCCAAGTAGTTGGATGCTTGGATAAGTATGCGCGATGCTAGATGTGCTAGACCCTCAAAAATGTActaaaaaaagaataaatgcATTAGATGGAAGATAAGAGGGAGATACGGAACCTACCCTGGTTTTTCGCGGATGCAGAGTAGCACTGAAGGCTTCATCCATCTCGGAGAGTCGCTTGGTCAGCACCTGCACTTGACGATCCGGCTCAAGAATGTCGTCCTTGGAACCCACGTAGCTGTTGGTCCTTACACTGGATTTGGATCGCAAGTAATGGAAGCATTGGACCCGAACCTCCAAATGCAGCACAAGCAGACATGTGTTTGCCAGCTCATCGAACTCCAGAGCCAAGTTGGTCATCACTTTGATCGTTCCATCCTTGACGGTTATATCGGCGCTGCATTCAGCCGGAACCGAGTTCAGTCCGTTTACCATAGGCCGACGTAGGTCGTTGGCAAACTCTGAAACGCGGCAGGAAAACCATTCCATACTCTCTTGAAGGATGGCCAACTCCTTGAGCACACTGATCTCCACCAAAATCTCCTGCTGGGTGATGCCACCCTCGCCCAAATTACTGGTTAGCATTTCTGCCTCACGAATGTTtcgctgctgcacctgcaggGGACTCTCCTCCTCTGAGGGCTCGAAGCTTCCTCGCTGCAGCTTGCGATTGCTCCGCGACCTCTGGCTAGAGGTCTTAAGGTCCGTCCAGTTGGGTAATGTCCtaaaagaagagcaaacagttgcatgaatatgcaaaaatcaatcCTAAACCTGGTTTCATTACTTTAAGAATCGGCTTATGTCTTCGTCTTTAAGCCAGGCCACACTGTAGATTCTTTTGTCCTCCGAGTCTGGCTGGACTATCCCTCTGTAGGCGCCCTGGCATATCTCCCGGTACGCCTTCAGCAGCGCACACACCATCTTGAGCAGGTCTTCCGAATAACAAGGCAAGTCGTGGATGAGGCTTTTCGTCTCCATAAGTCGCCGCTCGACCATCACAGTCGACTGTAGGAGAGGTCTACTCAAGTTCAGTGCCTTCATTTCCTCGGGACTAATGATCGTCCGCCAGGCGTCTTGGTTTTTCGACAACGATTCAATGGTAAGCTGCAAGTTTCGGTTGTGGCCCTTCGACAGGAAAGAATCCTTTATATAATTGTCCACAAAGTCGTGAAGACTGCACGGTTGACTGGAAGCAAAGCACAGAATGTGAATATAACGCATCTTATGGTGCTGCGCACCGCACACCTACCCTGGCTTGCACTTCATAAAGTTTTCTATCTCCTTGATATATCCCATTAGAGGTAAGTAAACTTTGGTTATAATGTTTTGATCGGGGGTGCAGATCATCAGCTTCTCCCGCTGCTTCTTCTCGTGGGGAAAGAGGCCGCTCGTGGAGCccttgccgctgccacccAATTGAGCGGACAGATTATCATCAACAGAGGCATCCGAGGCGTTGCGACGATGCTCCTTAAACGgttcattgttgctgctgctgctgccgctgctccctACGTGCGAGGACTTGTCAAACTTGAACATTGATCTCTTCGCGCTGGGCACTTTGCGCCTTAGGAAGTATGAGTTTATGTTGCTGGTTGGCTCCGTAAACCCTGTCTGGGCACTCTCATCCGATGCTGCATTCTGTATATCCAAATAGTCGGTGAGCAACAGTTGCAACTATTAAATATGGAGAAGAGTTTCTAAGAGTTAGCATAAAGCTCAAAACATTTATCGGGCGAGTACTAACCACTGACTGGGCTTGCGCCCAAAAGTCCGTCAAGTCGTAGGGCTGTGGCCCGACTACTGAATATTTCTGCCCCACAGACAAATAGTTCTTTAGTAGCAGCGTGTGCGTCTTGGCAATGGCCTTGAATTGCTTGAAAATTATCTCCAGTAGCATCAGCAGCGGGTTGGAGTctccagtggctgtggcactcaGCGACAActggtgtgttgtgtggcgcACCACGTTGAGCAGCTCCGTTTGTATTTGAACGCGAAGCGACTCCAGGGAATCGGGCACCTTGTGCAGCATGCCGAATGACTCCACAATAATGGCAACGAAGTAGCTCATGCTTAGCTCCGGGTATATCAGGTCTGCATCCTCAATAATTTCGGCCTTGTCTAGATCGAAGCACTGGGCCATTTCGGCAAGTGCTTTGCGAACACGAGCATTGGCTTCGATGCGATCTGTGGAGCGGCGAGCTCCTATTCCCCGCGTGAAGCTGGAGTTAAGGCGACTGGAATTGCTACGCTGAAACGAGGAGAACGCTTCATTGGCCGAATTCGTGTAGACCTGGGTGACCAACTCCTCGTGCAGCCGCTGATAAAGCTGCTGACGACGCGTCTGCAGGTCTGCCCGCAAGTCGGACAGGCCCTCGACAGCCTGCAGAGGGCCATTGAGCGTGGCTAGTGCATCCGTTAGCGCCTTGCTGGCATGCAAATACTGACGCTTGGCGGTGTAGCTAACCACACGCTGGGGGACCTTTCGCAGCTCCTGACTATAAGTAGAGGAATGATATTAAATCCGTTGAGTGTAAAAGTGGATAATCTTACATTTGCTCCAACATTTCCAGCACGTATTTGTGCTGAACTGCGTCTGTCCACATCTTCTTAAGCTCGTCACGCCGACACTGGAGCAATCGCTTGCAGGCACCCAGGTTCTCCTTCACGGCATGTATTCGCTCCCTGCTGGCTGTCACCTCTGTGGACACCTGGCTGAAGAGTGGCAGTACTAGTGTGAGCTGCTGGTCATGGCGAGACACCAGTTCGTTGAGGCGCAGGTCTGAGCGCTTGAATTCCTGCTCAATTTTCAGCTTCTCCTTCTGACGCTCCTCAGTCGTCTCGCTGAATCCAAGGGATTTGATGACGTTGACCAGAAAGCCACAACCTGCGGACTACACAAGCCAAACAATTGAGGCCCAATTTGTACTATAAGAAAATATCGCAAAAGTGGgcgtgcaacaacaaaaagcgacCCACAGTCCAAGGTAGGTGGTGTCGTCACCAACTTGGTAGGGCACACAAAACAATATGTTAACAAACAATTGTATGGGCCAGAGGCCGGATTCGCAGTTCGTATTTATTTCTGATTACTTGTTATGAGACAGTTCTATGTTTCGAAGATCATTTTCAGCGTTGGCTTGAAGAAATTTACCTCATCCTTGCCATACTTGACGCCCCGTGGAGGCTTTGTTGGCGGGGGGGCGTCCATGTAGATGTGGTTGAAAATATAGGGCGGTTCTCCTGGTGAACGATAGTGGCACAAGTTAGCTATGtattaacattttatttccGGTAATTgttcttaaatttgtttgaactgaaaattttgaactcaaaaagaGTTGTTAGTGTTAGATTGTTGAAATCGGGTTTGGGACTTTCTTGTcaaggaaatcctctcctgttacTAAACGGTcaaggaaatcctctcctgctgGGGtcagaacaaaacaaattcacaaaaagaaaaaaaaaatcagcaaaattGGCCTGGcaatcagtgtgaccgcggatttatcgatgaaatataccgcacgacccACAAAATAGAATCGAAATATACCttatcatttttaaaataccacggaaataataaatcattttcctcgattttgatataaTGCTTTCATTAACTACTCCGTGTTCTTTAATTGACACCTTAATTTGAAATGTAATAGATTCTGGATTTTGCTAAAATCAACGAATTATTCCACCATCGATGGTACAAACAATCACTGTACTATCGAAGTTCCGATATATCGGATAAGTCAAATAGCCTGTTTACACTACCTCGCGTTTGCTATCGACGTTCGAATAGTGCGTTTTGAGAACCGCTGATTTATGTGTTTGGTGATGAAAAAGTCAACCAAGTTTTGGATATTAACCACACTATAGGaacaaatggggaaatggaTCAAAGAGAGTTGattccatttatttgtggGTATGGAGACGCAGCCGCAGTGTAAACAGGCTAATAGTATCGATGGTTTGATCAAAGACAATATATAACGGTGAATGGAATAAAAGAATAgagtttatttgatttctttatCAACTTTATTGTGTAACTgtgttgttgcatgttgcatctATTATGCTGAGTGCTTGGTTGACTAAGTTGTAAACACTAAAAATTATGCTAAAAGCCAATGCGATAAACCAGTTTCAGTGAAAACTTGCTCCAAAAAGGTTGTTGCTTGCCTCAAAGCTTGACAGCTGTAAATTGTTCTTTGGtgttttaaattgattttggttttgattgTTTACAAATGTGTAATCTGTGTGTGCCTacttttattataaatactttatATAAGCCGCTTACGTTGTGGTGCTTACGCTATGTAACTTTTATATGTAGTGTATGTATACGATTCCATTTCATTAAAACAGCAACGATTTGGGACTGctcaaaaaaatgtacaaacattGGGTTAAAATAAGTTAGGAAGGAGTCACATTGAGAGTACTTTCATTTAGTTCCTACGTGTTAGGTACAGATTACTAATCGGAGGTATTACAATAGATGATTGCTTCTTCGTAGTTTTTGCAGATGTGTTTAAGTTCGTTTGATTGGAAGATTTACGAGTACGAGATATGAAttctttgctttcgtttcattttcacaGGTGGGATCCTTGGGGGTACATAAGACTAAACCTAGACATCTGCTCAATTTTCATTAGGATGTataatattgttttttttactgCTGTTCAAAGCGATTCGAAGCGAttgctaattaaaattttgcttAAAATGTTGCTCATTTGACTAAGGTAATATGATTGCATCTGGGATGATTGTTGGGCTTTTGTGTATTCACACagatgtttgtttttcgggTCAGACTAAAGATATTTCACTAGTTTAagtaattaaatatgcaattatTGGTAATCTACTAACGCTGCTGAAATGTGGCTCTCGCTGTAGCTGTGGTTCtcgctgtggctgaggctgaagcaATTTGTGTGGTCGAGATTACTCCTTCTTAGGCAACTCACTATTCATAATGCTCAGGCGCCGAATGTTCGGCTTGTCGTAGTCCTCCATGGATATACCACGCGACAGACGTCGTGATCCATTGGCACTCTCAAAGGAGCCCGAGCTGGCGGTGGAGAAGGCGCGTCCGCGATCCACACCCGGCATCACCACCGAGGTTAGCAGACCCTGGCCCTTGCAGAACAGTAGAATGGACTGAGCCACTTTACCGGGCTGAAAGCGATCACAGATCAAATGTACATGAGAGTGTATGCAGGAAGGACAATCCACTGAGTACTCACTGCATCGGCCAGGACATCGCCAGCCCTTTCGATCTTCAGGATAGTTACGCGCTCCTTTTCAACATCGCGATGCAACTTCTCCACCATGGACGCATATGGGCTAAGCATGCCCGTAATCAATATAACATCCACTTTGCAGCCCTTGAGGGTAAGGTCCTTTCGACTATTGGTGGAAAATGTTAATGGGAGTTAAAGGTCATAATGCAGATGCAAACTCACCTCATAAATGCTTTAACGTAGAGTCCCACATTCTTGCTATTCAGCGATCGGTGTAAACGCTTCTGATACTCGGCCACGATCTTGTCCTTGTCCGGGTTCTCGCCAACGATTTGCTATagagtttgttgtttgtttgcgcaGTGTAAGTAAGCAGAACATTTGCATGAGACAGACAGTTGATAAGTTGAGCAAGCgtgaacaaataaaaagccacACTACTTTGATACTACTTTTCCAACACTAATATAACGGCTACAGCGTACAGTCATGCACAAAGATAgacaaaatgcagaaaaacaaaagcaaatgggGAAAGCACTTGAGAGTTTTTGGATAGTTCTTTagaaaatgttggcaaat from Drosophila subobscura isolate 14011-0131.10 chromosome O, UCBerk_Dsub_1.0, whole genome shotgun sequence encodes:
- the LOC117897130 gene encoding exocyst complex component 4 isoform X1, which gives rise to MSAHAADKRASFARRAESLVERVRVMNTIYEKYNINTEKCGDLTVIVQGDLSQQEKRAVFITVHDLGCNHNSFQEFVSSPCMTEIKERSCFIHVDVPGHADNAEALAEGFPFPSLQSLGEDLVTVLDYLHVKYVIGLGEGAGANVLARFGLAHPSRALGLILINATGSAASVLQSFKSKFISWKSDEVAQSAESFLMYHKFGHVMEHWQIVGENPDKDKIVAEYQKRLHRSLNSKNVGLYVKAFMSRKDLTLKGCKVDVILITGMLSPYASMVEKLHRDVEKERVTILKIERAGDVLADAPGKVAQSILLFCKGQGLLTSVVMPGVDRGRAFSTASSGSFESANGSRRLSRGISMEDYDKPNIRRLSIMNREPPYIFNHIYMDAPPPTKPPRGVKYGKDESAGCGFLVNVIKSLGFSETTEERQKEKLKIEQEFKRSDLRLNELVSRHDQQLTLVLPLFSQVSTEVTASRERIHAVKENLGACKRLLQCRRDELKKMWTDAVQHKYVLEMLEQIQELRKVPQRVVSYTAKRQYLHASKALTDALATLNGPLQAVEGLSDLRADLQTRRQQLYQRLHEELVTQVYTNSANEAFSSFQRSNSSRLNSSFTRGIGARRSTDRIEANARVRKALAEMAQCFDLDKAEIIEDADLIYPELSMSYFVAIIVESFGMLHKVPDSLESLRVQIQTELLNVVRHTTHQLSLSATATGDSNPLLMLLEIIFKQFKAIAKTHTLLLKNYLSVGQKYSVVGPQPYDLTDFWAQAQSVLQLLLTDYLDIQNAASDESAQTGFTEPTSNINSYFLRRKVPSAKRSMFKFDKSSHVGSSGSSSSNNEPFKEHRRNASDASVDDNLSAQLGGSGKGSTSGLFPHEKKQREKLMICTPDQNIITKVYLPLMGYIKEIENFMKCKPGQPCSLHDFVDNYIKDSFLSKGHNRNLQLTIESLSKNQDAWRTIISPEEMKALNLSRPLLQSTVMVERRLMETKSLIHDLPCYSEDLLKMVCALLKAYREICQGAYRGIVQPDSEDKRIYSVAWLKDEDISRFLKTLPNWTDLKTSSQRSRSNRKLQRGSFEPSEEESPLQVQQRNIREAEMLTSNLGEGGITQQEILVEISVLKELAILQESMEWFSCRVSEFANDLRRPMVNGLNSVPAECSADITVKDGTIKVMTNLALEFDELANTCLLVLHLEVRVQCFHYLRSKSSVRTNSYVGSKDDILEPDRQVQVLTKRLSEMDEAFSATLHPRKTRYIFEGLAHLASRILIQASNYLEHIDQITVQRMCRNSIALQQTLSNITASREVALDQAKNFYELLCMEPDEILNALLERGTKFSEMQLLNALHLSCKAYSITDANLLASYQQKLSDILGAKPSKGVVV
- the LOC117897130 gene encoding exocyst complex component 4 isoform X4, with translation MSAHAADKRASFARRAESLVERVRVMNTIYEKYNINTEKCGDLTVIVQGDLSQQEKRAVFITVHDLGCNHNSFQEFVSSPCMTEIKERSCFIHVDVPGHADNAEALAEGFPFPSLQSLGEDLVTVLDYLHVKYVIGLGEGAGANVLARFGLAHPSRALGLILINATGSAASVLQSFKSKFISWKSDEVAQSAESFLMYHKFGHQIVGENPDKDKIVAEYQKRLHRSLNSKNVGLYVKAFMSRKDLTLKGCKVDVILITGMLSPYASMVEKLHRDVEKERVTILKIERAGDVLADAPGKVAQSILLFCKGQGLLTSVVMPGVDRGRAFSTASSGSFESANGSRRLSRGISMEDYDKPNIRRLSIMNREPPYIFNHIYMDAPPPTKPPRGVKYGKDESAGCGFLVNVIKSLGFSETTEERQKEKLKIEQEFKRSDLRLNELVSRHDQQLTLVLPLFSQVSTEVTASRERIHAVKENLGACKRLLQCRRDELKKMWTDAVQHKYVLEMLEQIQELRKVPQRVVSYTAKRQYLHASKALTDALATLNGPLQAVEGLSDLRADLQTRRQQLYQRLHEELVTQVYTNSANEAFSSFQRSNSSRLNSSFTRGIGARRSTDRIEANARVRKALAEMAQCFDLDKAEIIEDADLIYPELSMSYFVAIIVESFGMLHKVPDSLESLRVQIQTELLNVVRHTTHQLSLSATATGDSNPLLMLLEIIFKQFKAIAKTHTLLLKNYLSVGQKYSVVGPQPYDLTDFWAQAQSVLQLLLTDYLDIQNAASDESAQTGFTEPTSNINSYFLRRKVPSAKRSMFKFDKSSHVGSSGSSSSNNEPFKEHRRNASDASVDDNLSAQLGGSGKGSTSGLFPHEKKQREKLMICTPDQNIITKVYLPLMGYIKEIENFMKCKPGQPCSLHDFVDNYIKDSFLSKGHNRNLQLTIESLSKNQDAWRTIISPEEMKALNLSRPLLQSTVMVERRLMETKSLIHDLPCYSEDLLKMVCALLKAYREICQGAYRGIVQPDSEDKRIYSVAWLKDEDISRFLKTLPNWTDLKTSSQRSRSNRKLQRGSFEPSEEESPLQVQQRNIREAEMLTSNLGEGGITQQEILVEISVLKELAILQESMEWFSCRVSEFANDLRRPMVNGLNSVPAECSADITVKDGTIKVMTNLALEFDELANTCLLVLHLEVRVQCFHYLRSKSSVRTNSYVGSKDDILEPDRQVQVLTKRLSEMDEAFSATLHPRKTRYIFEGLAHLASRILIQASNYLEHIDQITVQRMCRNSIALQQTLSNITASREVALDQAKNFYELLCMEPDEILNALLERGTKFSEMQLLNALHLSCKAYSITDANLLASYQQKLSDILGAKPSKGVVV
- the LOC117897130 gene encoding exocyst complex component 4 isoform X7, giving the protein MTEIKERSCFIHVDVPGHADNAEALAEGFPFPSLQSLGEDLVTVLDYLHVKYVIGLGEGAGANVLARFGLAHPSRALGLILINATGSAASVLQSFKSKFISWKSDEVAQSAESFLMYHKFGHVMEHWQIVGENPDKDKIVAEYQKRLHRSLNSKNVGLYVKAFMSRKDLTLKGCKVDVILITGMLSPYASMVEKLHRDVEKERVTILKIERAGDVLADAPGKVAQSILLFCKGQGLLTSVVMPGVDRGRAFSTASSGSFESANGSRRLSRGISMEDYDKPNIRRLSIMNREPPYIFNHIYMDAPPPTKPPRGVKYGKDESAGCGFLVNVIKSLGFSETTEERQKEKLKIEQEFKRSDLRLNELVSRHDQQLTLVLPLFSQVSTEVTASRERIHAVKENLGACKRLLQCRRDELKKMWTDAVQHKYVLEMLEQIQELRKVPQRVVSYTAKRQYLHASKALTDALATLNGPLQAVEGLSDLRADLQTRRQQLYQRLHEELVTQVYTNSANEAFSSFQRSNSSRLNSSFTRGIGARRSTDRIEANARVRKALAEMAQCFDLDKAEIIEDADLIYPELSMSYFVAIIVESFGMLHKVPDSLESLRVQIQTELLNVVRHTTHQLSLSATATGDSNPLLMLLEIIFKQFKAIAKTHTLLLKNYLSVGQKYSVVGPQPYDLTDFWAQAQSVLQLLLTDYLDIQNAASDESAQTGFTEPTSNINSYFLRRKVPSAKRSMFKFDKSSHVGSSGSSSSNNEPFKEHRRNASDASVDDNLSAQLGGSGKGSTSGLFPHEKKQREKLMICTPDQNIITKVYLPLMGYIKEIENFMKCKPGQPCSLHDFVDNYIKDSFLSKGHNRNLQLTIESLSKNQDAWRTIISPEEMKALNLSRPLLQSTVMVERRLMETKSLIHDLPCYSEDLLKMVCALLKAYREICQGAYRGIVQPDSEDKRIYSVAWLKDEDISRFLKTLPNWTDLKTSSQRSRSNRKLQRGSFEPSEEESPLQVQQRNIREAEMLTSNLGEGGITQQEILVEISVLKELAILQESMEWFSCRVSEFANDLRRPMVNGLNSVPAECSADITVKDGTIKVMTNLALEFDELANTCLLVLHLEVRVQCFHYLRSKSSVRTNSYVGSKDDILEPDRQVQVLTKRLSEMDEAFSATLHPRKTRYIFEGLAHLASRILIQASNYLEHIDQITVQRMCRNSIALQQTLSNITASREVALDQAKNFYELLCMEPDEILNALLERGTKFSEMQLLNALHLSCKAYSITDANLLASYQQKLSDILGAKPSKGVVV
- the LOC117897130 gene encoding exocyst complex component 4 isoform X6, with the protein product MSAHAADKRASFARRAESLVERKYNINTEKCGDLTVIVQGDLSQQEKRAVFITVHDLGCNHNSFQEFVSSPCMTEIKERSCFIHVDVPGHADNAEALAEGFPFPSLQSLGEDLVTVLDYLHVKYVIGLGEGAGANVLARFGLAHPSRALGLILINATGSAASVLQSFKSKFISWKSDEVAQSAESFLMYHKFGHVMEHWQIVGENPDKDKIVAEYQKRLHRSLNSKNVGLYVKAFMSRKDLTLKGCKVDVILITGMLSPYASMVEKLHRDVEKERVTILKIERAGDVLADAPGKVAQSILLFCKGQGLLTSVVMPGVDRGRAFSTASSGSFESANGSRRLSRGISMEDYDKPNIRRLSIMNREPPYIFNHIYMDAPPPTKPPRGVKYGKDESAGCGFLVNVIKSLGFSETTEERQKEKLKIEQEFKRSDLRLNELVSRHDQQLTLVLPLFSQVSTEVTASRERIHAVKENLGACKRLLQCRRDELKKMWTDAVQHKYVLEMLEQIQELRKVPQRVVSYTAKRQYLHASKALTDALATLNGPLQAVEGLSDLRADLQTRRQQLYQRLHEELVTQVYTNSANEAFSSFQRSNSSRLNSSFTRGIGARRSTDRIEANARVRKALAEMAQCFDLDKAEIIEDADLIYPELSMSYFVAIIVESFGMLHKVPDSLESLRVQIQTELLNVVRHTTHQLSLSATATGDSNPLLMLLEIIFKQFKAIAKTHTLLLKNYLSVGQKYSVVGPQPYDLTDFWAQAQSVLQLLLTDYLDIQNAASDESAQTGFTEPTSNINSYFLRRKVPSAKRSMFKFDKSSHVGSSGSSSSNNEPFKEHRRNASDASVDDNLSAQLGGSGKGSTSGLFPHEKKQREKLMICTPDQNIITKVYLPLMGYIKEIENFMKCKPGQPCSLHDFVDNYIKDSFLSKGHNRNLQLTIESLSKNQDAWRTIISPEEMKALNLSRPLLQSTVMVERRLMETKSLIHDLPCYSEDLLKMVCALLKAYREICQGAYRGIVQPDSEDKRIYSVAWLKDEDISRFLKTLPNWTDLKTSSQRSRSNRKLQRGSFEPSEEESPLQVQQRNIREAEMLTSNLGEGGITQQEILVEISVLKELAILQESMEWFSCRVSEFANDLRRPMVNGLNSVPAECSADITVKDGTIKVMTNLALEFDELANTCLLVLHLEVRVQCFHYLRSKSSVRTNSYVGSKDDILEPDRQVQVLTKRLSEMDEAFSATLHPRKTRYIFEGLAHLASRILIQASNYLEHIDQITVQRMCRNSIALQQTLSNITASREVALDQAKNFYELLCMEPDEILNALLERGTKFSEMQLLNALHLSCKAYSITDANLLASYQQKLSDILGAKPSKGVVV
- the LOC117897130 gene encoding exocyst complex component 4 isoform X5; the protein is MSKPGTPKHGGSASSSSAAPEKISKYNINTEKCGDLTVIVQGDLSQQEKRAVFITVHDLGCNHNSFQEFVSSPCMTEIKERSCFIHVDVPGHADNAEALAEGFPFPSLQSLGEDLVTVLDYLHVKYVIGLGEGAGANVLARFGLAHPSRALGLILINATGSAASVLQSFKSKFISWKSDEVAQSAESFLMYHKFGHVMEHWQIVGENPDKDKIVAEYQKRLHRSLNSKNVGLYVKAFMSRKDLTLKGCKVDVILITGMLSPYASMVEKLHRDVEKERVTILKIERAGDVLADAPGKVAQSILLFCKGQGLLTSVVMPGVDRGRAFSTASSGSFESANGSRRLSRGISMEDYDKPNIRRLSIMNREPPYIFNHIYMDAPPPTKPPRGVKYGKDESAGCGFLVNVIKSLGFSETTEERQKEKLKIEQEFKRSDLRLNELVSRHDQQLTLVLPLFSQVSTEVTASRERIHAVKENLGACKRLLQCRRDELKKMWTDAVQHKYVLEMLEQIQELRKVPQRVVSYTAKRQYLHASKALTDALATLNGPLQAVEGLSDLRADLQTRRQQLYQRLHEELVTQVYTNSANEAFSSFQRSNSSRLNSSFTRGIGARRSTDRIEANARVRKALAEMAQCFDLDKAEIIEDADLIYPELSMSYFVAIIVESFGMLHKVPDSLESLRVQIQTELLNVVRHTTHQLSLSATATGDSNPLLMLLEIIFKQFKAIAKTHTLLLKNYLSVGQKYSVVGPQPYDLTDFWAQAQSVLQLLLTDYLDIQNAASDESAQTGFTEPTSNINSYFLRRKVPSAKRSMFKFDKSSHVGSSGSSSSNNEPFKEHRRNASDASVDDNLSAQLGGSGKGSTSGLFPHEKKQREKLMICTPDQNIITKVYLPLMGYIKEIENFMKCKPGQPCSLHDFVDNYIKDSFLSKGHNRNLQLTIESLSKNQDAWRTIISPEEMKALNLSRPLLQSTVMVERRLMETKSLIHDLPCYSEDLLKMVCALLKAYREICQGAYRGIVQPDSEDKRIYSVAWLKDEDISRFLKTLPNWTDLKTSSQRSRSNRKLQRGSFEPSEEESPLQVQQRNIREAEMLTSNLGEGGITQQEILVEISVLKELAILQESMEWFSCRVSEFANDLRRPMVNGLNSVPAECSADITVKDGTIKVMTNLALEFDELANTCLLVLHLEVRVQCFHYLRSKSSVRTNSYVGSKDDILEPDRQVQVLTKRLSEMDEAFSATLHPRKTRYIFEGLAHLASRILIQASNYLEHIDQITVQRMCRNSIALQQTLSNITASREVALDQAKNFYELLCMEPDEILNALLERGTKFSEMQLLNALHLSCKAYSITDANLLASYQQKLSDILGAKPSKGVVV
- the LOC117897130 gene encoding exocyst complex component 4 isoform X2 produces the protein MSAHAADKRASFARRAESLVERVRVMNTIYEKYNINTEKCGDLTVIVQGDLSQQEKRAVFITVHDLGCNHNSFQEFVSSPCMTEIKERSCFIHVDVPGHADNAEALAEGFPFPSLQSLGEDLVTVLDYLHVKYVIGLGEGAGANVLARFGLAHPSRALGLILINATGSAASVLQSFKSKFISWKSDEVAQSAESFLMYHKFGHVMEQIVGENPDKDKIVAEYQKRLHRSLNSKNVGLYVKAFMSRKDLTLKGCKVDVILITGMLSPYASMVEKLHRDVEKERVTILKIERAGDVLADAPGKVAQSILLFCKGQGLLTSVVMPGVDRGRAFSTASSGSFESANGSRRLSRGISMEDYDKPNIRRLSIMNREPPYIFNHIYMDAPPPTKPPRGVKYGKDESAGCGFLVNVIKSLGFSETTEERQKEKLKIEQEFKRSDLRLNELVSRHDQQLTLVLPLFSQVSTEVTASRERIHAVKENLGACKRLLQCRRDELKKMWTDAVQHKYVLEMLEQIQELRKVPQRVVSYTAKRQYLHASKALTDALATLNGPLQAVEGLSDLRADLQTRRQQLYQRLHEELVTQVYTNSANEAFSSFQRSNSSRLNSSFTRGIGARRSTDRIEANARVRKALAEMAQCFDLDKAEIIEDADLIYPELSMSYFVAIIVESFGMLHKVPDSLESLRVQIQTELLNVVRHTTHQLSLSATATGDSNPLLMLLEIIFKQFKAIAKTHTLLLKNYLSVGQKYSVVGPQPYDLTDFWAQAQSVLQLLLTDYLDIQNAASDESAQTGFTEPTSNINSYFLRRKVPSAKRSMFKFDKSSHVGSSGSSSSNNEPFKEHRRNASDASVDDNLSAQLGGSGKGSTSGLFPHEKKQREKLMICTPDQNIITKVYLPLMGYIKEIENFMKCKPGQPCSLHDFVDNYIKDSFLSKGHNRNLQLTIESLSKNQDAWRTIISPEEMKALNLSRPLLQSTVMVERRLMETKSLIHDLPCYSEDLLKMVCALLKAYREICQGAYRGIVQPDSEDKRIYSVAWLKDEDISRFLKTLPNWTDLKTSSQRSRSNRKLQRGSFEPSEEESPLQVQQRNIREAEMLTSNLGEGGITQQEILVEISVLKELAILQESMEWFSCRVSEFANDLRRPMVNGLNSVPAECSADITVKDGTIKVMTNLALEFDELANTCLLVLHLEVRVQCFHYLRSKSSVRTNSYVGSKDDILEPDRQVQVLTKRLSEMDEAFSATLHPRKTRYIFEGLAHLASRILIQASNYLEHIDQITVQRMCRNSIALQQTLSNITASREVALDQAKNFYELLCMEPDEILNALLERGTKFSEMQLLNALHLSCKAYSITDANLLASYQQKLSDILGAKPSKGVVV